One genomic segment of Oxalobacteraceae sp. CFBP 8761 includes these proteins:
- a CDS encoding TerD family protein — MTTYSRGQKGKLADLGSGHVFNVDVEIAANGASVDVSCFGLDANDKLSDDRYMVFYNQLASPEGAVRLNQSPGRASFAVNLDQLPASIAKLVFVAAIDGAASMRTLGASSLTLGSALRFPWSGADFGDEKAVIVAELYRRDGQWRFGAVGQGFAGGLSTLLAHFGGAEAGSSAKPATPAPTPTPAPVATPAAPRVSLSKITLDKRGDKVSLDKRAGGGYGRIHVNLNWNQAAIAPPPAPSTPPPAAAARGGGFLDRLTSMAGDLAHKAGEMANKAQASRKGRTGIDLDLGCMYELTDGRRGLVQALGNTFGDYERDPFIKLDADDRTGAAANGENLFINGERFDQIKRAVIFSFIYEGAANWSVTNGVVTITAPGQAPVEVKLDGGDRQIMCAIALIENRGGQLVITKLAEYFQQQGTTSAHELMDRHFGFGMRWKTGSK, encoded by the coding sequence ATGACCACCTATTCGCGCGGCCAGAAAGGCAAGCTGGCCGATCTGGGCAGCGGCCACGTCTTCAATGTCGACGTCGAGATTGCCGCCAACGGCGCCTCGGTCGATGTCTCCTGCTTCGGCCTGGACGCCAACGACAAGCTGTCCGATGACCGCTACATGGTCTTCTACAACCAGCTGGCCAGCCCGGAAGGCGCGGTGCGCCTGAACCAGTCACCGGGCCGCGCCAGCTTCGCCGTGAACCTCGACCAGCTGCCGGCATCGATCGCCAAGCTGGTGTTCGTCGCCGCGATCGACGGCGCGGCCAGCATGCGCACCCTGGGCGCGAGCTCGCTCACGCTGGGCAGCGCGCTGCGCTTCCCGTGGTCGGGCGCCGACTTCGGCGACGAAAAAGCCGTGATCGTGGCCGAGCTGTATCGCCGCGACGGCCAGTGGCGCTTCGGCGCGGTCGGCCAGGGTTTTGCCGGCGGCCTGTCGACGCTGCTCGCGCACTTTGGCGGTGCCGAGGCGGGATCGTCAGCGAAGCCGGCAACGCCAGCGCCGACGCCGACACCTGCTCCCGTCGCGACGCCAGCCGCGCCACGCGTCTCGCTGTCGAAGATCACGCTCGACAAGCGCGGCGACAAGGTCTCACTCGACAAGCGCGCAGGCGGCGGCTATGGCCGTATCCACGTCAACCTGAACTGGAACCAGGCCGCAATCGCGCCGCCACCGGCGCCGTCCACGCCGCCACCGGCCGCCGCAGCCCGGGGCGGCGGCTTCCTCGACCGCCTGACCAGCATGGCCGGCGACCTCGCGCACAAGGCCGGCGAGATGGCCAACAAGGCGCAAGCGTCACGCAAGGGCCGCACAGGCATCGACCTCGATTTGGGCTGCATGTATGAGCTGACGGATGGCCGCCGGGGGCTGGTGCAGGCACTGGGCAACACGTTCGGCGACTACGAGCGCGATCCATTCATCAAGCTCGACGCCGACGACCGCACGGGCGCCGCCGCGAATGGCGAAAACCTATTCATCAACGGCGAGCGCTTCGACCAGATCAAGCGCGCCGTGATCTTCTCGTTCATCTACGAAGGCGCCGCCAACTGGAGCGTGACCAATGGCGTGGTAACGATCACCGCACCAGGCCAGGCGCCAGTGGAAGTCAAGCTCGACGGCGGCGACCGCCAGATCATGTGCGCGATCGCGCTGATCGAAAACCGCGGCGGCCAGCTCGTGATCACCAAACTGGCCGAATACTTCCAGCAGCAAGGCACCACCAGCGCCCACGAACTGATGGACCGCCACTTCGGCTTCGGCATGCGCTGGAAGACCGGCAGCAAATAA
- a CDS encoding HpcH/HpaI aldolase/citrate lyase family protein, which produces MAKSLGASLYVPANHKDLAEIANGDLIPQARSLIFCTEDAIADRELSYSLFNLSVVLANMRVDVAADRFVRVRNTEVLERVLAMPGADKLTGFVLPKITRHNFDNYYRLLRHTEHVLMPTLETAEAFDDQEMQGLRAVLEAPGVRHRILALRIGGNDLLALLGLRRPRGMTLYRTPLGPVISRLVTTFRPYGFMLTAPVFEYLDLPELLDQEVIEDLAHGMIGKTAIHPTQIAPIEQHFKVSPQDLAVARAILDQSAPAVFRMNDAMCEVATHRAWAERTVEQSRLFGFHGAELDHKPFLEGEPS; this is translated from the coding sequence ATGGCTAAATCACTGGGCGCGTCGTTGTACGTGCCGGCCAATCACAAGGACCTGGCGGAGATCGCCAATGGCGACCTGATCCCGCAGGCGCGGTCGCTGATCTTCTGCACGGAGGACGCCATCGCCGACCGGGAGCTGAGCTATTCGCTGTTCAACCTGTCGGTGGTGCTGGCCAATATGCGCGTGGACGTGGCGGCCGACCGCTTCGTCCGGGTACGCAATACCGAAGTGCTCGAGCGCGTGCTGGCGATGCCGGGCGCCGACAAGCTCACCGGTTTCGTGCTGCCCAAGATCACGCGCCACAACTTCGACAACTACTACCGGCTCCTGCGCCACACCGAGCACGTGCTGATGCCGACGCTGGAAACGGCCGAAGCCTTTGACGACCAGGAGATGCAGGGCCTGCGCGCGGTGCTCGAAGCGCCCGGCGTACGTCATCGCATCCTGGCGCTGCGCATCGGCGGCAACGACCTGCTGGCGCTGCTGGGCCTGCGCCGGCCGCGCGGCATGACGCTGTACCGCACGCCGCTGGGCCCCGTCATCTCGCGACTGGTCACCACGTTCCGGCCCTACGGTTTCATGCTGACCGCGCCCGTGTTCGAGTACCTGGATCTGCCCGAGCTGCTGGACCAGGAAGTCATCGAAGACCTGGCGCACGGCATGATCGGCAAGACCGCCATCCATCCGACCCAGATCGCGCCGATCGAGCAGCACTTCAAGGTGTCGCCGCAAGACCTGGCGGTGGCGCGCGCGATTCTCGACCAGTCGGCACCGGCCGTGTTTCGCATGAACGACGCCATGTGCGAAGTCGCCACCCATCGCGCCTGGGCCGAACGCACGGTCGAGCAATCGCGCCTGTTCGGTTTCCACGGCGCCGAACTGGATCACAAACCATTCCTGGAAGGGGAACCCTCATGA